A window of Tachypleus tridentatus isolate NWPU-2018 chromosome 7, ASM421037v1, whole genome shotgun sequence genomic DNA:
catttgtttccattctactaatttgaaaaaaacgaattaagttatataaaaagCACTTCGAATGGTAGAGATTATAATGGTGACAACTGAACgcataatacaaataatacacaatacagtttctTTCAAATGATATACTAGGTTAATCAGAGTCAtcgataataaaattaatagtacAGTAATGTTACCATATACACAATGTATAACTAGCCATTTCGCCAGCGTttccaaaaaacattttattcctaTTTTCAAAACCATTTAACAAAACTCAAACGATACTATCtagaaccaaatattttaaaaataataataataaggaaagaaaaaaaggttataaatatcaaattaggtGTGAATGCAACTCAAAATGTATTGATAAACTAACTGTAACTTGAAATATCTTAACGAACGTAAAGGTTGTGTAAATTAGTGTTAGTTCCACTTATTGCTGAAGCAGGTCATTTAATACAATGGCCTGAAACAATAATTTGGTATGAACCTAATActcaaaatgaattaaatattatgGAATCGATAAATATTTTGTgtcgtaaaataaatatatatatttttttgttgaaTAGATATGAAAGGTTAGCTGGTAAAttactgtttcttgtttatttagaaGCCGTCAGTCGTGCACCTAAAACCAGATTCTGTGGTCATGGCAACACCAAGATGTTGagatgttaaaactaaaacacagacaTATTATCTTACGTAATTGCTGGTCTGTCAGCGAATTGTGATTTGTTCGTCACTCTGTGATGTCATGGACTTTGTTCGCAGTTgggaaataattattttgtgtgaaGCTAACGAAACAAATTAATCATTTCTAAAGAGTGAGTGTTACACTCAAAATTATAtactgtttgtttgcttatttgtttatttttcgctCAAAATTGCTCAAGCCTCGAGTCAATTGGTATCTTCCTTTTAAAAATTGTAGACTAGAAGTAGTGTACCTAACGACTTTACCCACTGATAAATCTtaggctattctttaccaacgaataggggtaTTGACtgttatattgaaacattgtcaaggctgaaaggacaagtatgtttgaaGAAGGGTTTCGATGTAGCAACGCATAGGTTGTGAGCCGAGCGCTCTAATCACTAGGTTGTGCCAAGTAAACCCTATTGGTTTCTTAGTTGcatgttttaaaatcatttttgcaATAAATTAGGTCCATCACTTACAAAATCCACAATGACACATGATTCaaacaaaatatgcaaataataaataaataaaacatcaacatTACGACTATTCTCAATTATTACTGCCGTATTTTGCGTAGGAAATAAGTAGTTGTTTGTAACGAGTTATAATagacaaacatttgaaattaaacgATACAATGCCCACATATCCACCAGTAATGAATATTACGGTAAAAAAAAacttggaaatttaaaaaattaaataattccaAATGTATGTTCCTAATGATTTGAATATTGATATCATTACCATTGAAGATTTCACAGAGTTACTTGCCATTCAAAAAAATAACCCTGGATTTGTAGAGAATACTTAAAAATTGGGATTGAAGTGGTGTGGACTATGAATTCGAGAATAAATTGTTCGTGATACGTTGTCGCAAATCACATTTAAATTTTGGTGACGTGGAAGCGCTTTAAGATTGACGtagaaatatcaatatttgtcaaaaaaaagAGTTTGAGATAGAAACTGTTTACTAACTATGCCTGACATGGCCTGATGGTTTGGGCATTACGATCTATGGGTTGTGATTTCAAGTACCGTCACCGAACATCCTCGCCCGTTTcaatcgtgggagcgttatgctctaacggttaattccactgtttgttgatgaaagagtaacccaaaagttggcgatgggtggcgtTAGCAGTCTGCTTCTCaatagtctgtcacttcaaaatttgaaaataacctTCGAGTAGAtttttgcaaaattcaacaaGAGGTATCGAAGAGATTTATTACTCTTACCCTGACGATCCTTTTCAAGAATGTATCTGTTTGtaatgaataatttcaaatatcacTTGCGAAAATATAAAATCCTTCTCGAATCCAGAATGATCGAagattcagattttttttttagcttGAAAAGTCTCAACGTTAATGTGATATTTAGTACAAATCCGATCACACTTTAAACCAACTCGCAAAAATTTCCCATCTTCACCTTTATTAAAAATGCTTCAAAATGACCCTGATTTGTATCCGCCCCAAATATTGAGGGAACTGTTCCATACTGTCTTCCCTTcttgtgttaaaatattcttacgCATCGATCTATCAGCTTTCGAGATACATACATGAACCCGACCGCAATACTCTCGTCTCcgaaatgtaaacatttttacaaagaaTCATTTAACTAGAACCACAGCGCATGACGACGTAACCCATATTATTTTGTACGTGACACTTttgataaaacttattttttatcgTCAGAAAATGAACCTGAACTTTTTATAACTTGTTACAGCTGTAATTTCTGATGTGGTGCTGTGTTATACTTGGTTTTGTTATTATTCTTCTTATTGTGGGTGACGTTAGAAAAGATGAAATGCCAAGTAATCTTTGTATCATGTCGGTGATATTGGATCATGGACTGACCCTTGACCTTTTAGTTTACTGGAAACAAAAATCGTCTGTTCGTAATTCACAACTCTAGGggatttcttaaaaataataaactaaaaaatttaGAAGATTACAATttctaagtaaaacaaaaatcagatttgGATTCATGTGCACTAATAtatttagaataacaatttattcATTAGgtctttatttattgaatttttctcTATGTTGGTTTAAGAATTATCGTCTGTTTTTAAATCAGTAAATTTGACAACAGTCACAAAAACTGGCACTTAAACTTTGGTTTTTACTATCAAAACAAGAACAGTGGATCGTTTCGACGTATGATTGCTATGATCTtactttacaaattttaatgttaaactgtgtttgtttttgttcacaaatgaaatattttctcaccATTGTCCCTGCAATTAATTATGAACATTCACTTTAGGATTGTTTTATTAATGGTAGCGattaaaatgtgtaatgtatatatgatattatgataatttttactgatttttttcactttttatctGGATTGGAGTGTATAAGAAGCTTGGAAAGGCTTGCCTTCCCCAAATGAATTGTCCCTAACAGGCCATTATTCtcacttaaaaatattaatgtatgtaGAAATAGAGTGAAAGAAATCGTATACATAAACTGATTCTTCTCAACAGCTACCCTCATGTGACAGAATAGTCAGAATGTTCACGCATCGCCACtggtttttattatataaatttcttatttatgtGGATTCTTTTCTATTGATAACTTAGTACATCAAATCAAATTTTCAACAGCAAATCAACGGCTGaacaaatgttgttgttgttgggatTTTAAAAGATAATCTAGCTGAGAACTCATTATACGGTTTAATATCAAAAGATCACCAACTCACCTTTTTgaacaaagaaatcaaatttgaaaatgaaactgtttataaaacgacatccattgtttatttttttgtttcaccGATTTACTCTCATCGCTAAGAACGTTTTACCAAAGTCTTGATTCGTCgtggttttataaaataactagTACATTAAGCCAGAATatcgtttttaataacaaataacatttactGATTTGAATATTCTAGAAGCAGTTCTAGGTGTATTATGTTTGGCACTAGATGGCTGAAAACACGTGTTGAAAAACTTGCAAATCTATTAAGTTTGAACAGATTTAGCAGAAAAAACTGCACATTTTAAAGTTTGTGTCATAGTAATATAGTCAAATGTAATGTTAAAGCAAGTCTACGTAccaaactaataattttaattcgTAGACTAAAGCCGCAACTGAATAAAACgtttagaaattaatttactGTTGAAAAGTTCATAGTTGTTTTCTTATTATGAATTAACACAAGCATATGAATTTAGATTTAACCTAAACCTCCTAAGCTGCCCAAACCTTGTGAGATATTACCGAGAAAATCTCATAACAGCAAGGGTATTCAACTGATGAATcggtacattttaataattacaagtgttttttgtgtttttttacatacTCTTAGTTAGACCGGTATATTCACTAACGAGTAAAGTTTTAGTTCTTATTTTTCATCGACCACTGCAACAATACAAATTAACATATCTTCAGAAAGTTTGGTATGGGTATAATCTCAAGTAAAAACTACACTTATTTCTTCGATTCACGATGTAATGCACAATAATTTATCGATTCAACGCTGCTTTGTTTATGCCGCTACTAACAAAACTCTACGCTGCTCTGGACCATATAGCTTCCTTTCCATTGAAATAGAAATTTCATTTTGCTAGTTCTACCAAATCAGTTTGgtctaaattaatttttctgtgaTTATGAAGGTTGGAATTTTGTGTTCTTAACGTTAACAACGACAATCAGGGAGGAAAGCTGGATTGATGTCatcaacaaaaacagtttttcgGCACTCGTGTTATGTCAAACAAATGTAATAGAAATGAACTTCTAGAAACATATCATGTCAAAAGTGTAGTAAAATTTACTAACATTCGAAGGCCAAAATGGTGTTTTAGTCAGCTCAGGTAAAACCTTTTTTGACACTTTTTATGGAAATGTTCTATTTGTAGTAAATGTGTCTACTATTGTTACAAACTAAGTTGAGATTAACTCGAACATATAGTGGTTCTTAAGTTTCTCAAATATACGAAGAACAAAAAATGAGCAACTTTTTGGCGAGAACTAAAAATCTAACAGCTAGAAATAGGAATAAAATGCAAGATGAGACACAGTTTGtagttttttcttatagcaaagccacatcgggctatctgctgtgtctacctaggggtatcgaacccctgaatttagtgttgtaagttcataGACTTACCGTACTAGCGGGAGACGATGAGACAAAAAGTGAAAATCCAACACCTTTTTTAAAACCTAACAACATGAGTCACGGAACAACGTAAACCATAATTAAAACCAGCTTTGAGACATAGAGTACATATTTAGTTGACTGATAGGAACACTTGAGATCAAAGGCTAGTTGTACTGTGTGCTTTATAGTACTGGATAAACTGTTGGTGAGCGTGGTagtcagaaagaaaaaaagatttacatGTCTCCTATTTTcgtgtgttatatttatatttccattTATTCAGGTAAGACCCCATGGATCTGCcgtaaatttacagacttacaacgctagaatccaagGTTTCATtgcagatagccaattgtgtagctttgtggttaacttcaaaacaaacgtCTTTAGCATTAATCTAAACCCGGTCTTTAAGgggatattttgttaaatttcacgTTAAAACTGGTGCCCTAAAGATGTGCCGGGTATTACGTTAGACTATTATTAAATTCGGCGACAAGATGTACCTGGATGTTTTACTAAACTAGTATTCAATCCGGTGAGTTGAAGATGTGCAAGGTAGGTGTGAAAAAGGAAGTTTAAAAGAGAAGTACATGAATCTCGgaactatttatattattataacccTAAAGAATATTCAAAAACTACATCCAAACTGAATGTCATTTATAGTTAAAGCAAAGATCTGTAAAACTGGACAGCAAGTAATCAAACATGTAATACATTCACGAGATGGTTGGATACGTAATCGCTATATGACTGTCGTCTTAGCAACCAAAATATAGATGTTTCACGTACCATCAACTGTTAACACTAGTTATATTCTCAACGTtaatcacataaattatttttacattgttattcGTTCAGTGAAACCTTACACCCTCattcccccccccccccaaattAAACTCATAAGGACCCAAAGTCTTTTTGTTGAGAATATTTTTTCATCGACTCTCTCTAAACACTATCGCGTGAACAATTGTTAACATGTCCACTCCACAAACTGTCACAAACTTAACATTGCGTGCAAGAAATTGTGTTTACATTGAAACTATACTTGAGAAAGTGCCTTAAACACCATACATGATAAATggtttttatatgaataatatacGTGACAAACGTTTTTCATATTAACCATATTATCAATGCGGTCCACTATTACTTGACATAGACACAGGATAACCAGAGAAGACAACACAGaagttctttaattaaaattGCTGTGTGCTGTTACTTGCTTTATTTCAAAGTTCAAGGATTTTTaaactagaaacaaataaaaaaacaactccaaaatTTCCGAAAATAGCGTGTTGGAACGATGTGTGTACAAGTTGTTCAGTTGTATAATAACTGTTCGATTTATGCACAAAATGATAACGTCATGGATGTGATTGTGATATCCAAAGCAACCTCACGTGCCAGCAAGGTTGTGACGTAACGGCTAAACAGGGTTTTCCACACTGGAGTCCCCGATTTAGTTTACAAAACTCGTCACGTGACATAAGAAAGCCTTGCATATATACATCAGCGTGTTCTTTCATCAGAGATTGTTGCTTAGTGACCGTTCAAATTTGAGAAAGTCGGTAACTGTTTATCTATACGTTCTTCTTGAAGAAAAAACTAGGACAAATAAGTAAACGTTgtttcagttacttattttgtaCGAGGTACTGAGACAGTTGGATTTAAGTTGTTATCATGGCTTTTATGATGCCTGTCGTAAAGTCAGCATTCGAAGTTTATCCAAACGGAACAAAATCACCACGTAATCATATCAAAGAGTCCGCTAAAATCTCTCAGAGCGCCCCTGTTACTCCAAGATTGTCCCTCTCACCCGGTAGTGACGCAGAAGTTCATCTGACCAGAGTTGTTACAGGCAAGAGTTTCAGTACCGATAGATCTCGGAATAGTTCTCGCAATGTTTCCGGGATTCCAACCCCTAATTCGGCGTCTCATTTGTCTCTCCACAAGTTCCACAGCCGCCTAGTGGACAAGCTGAGGAAGAGACTACACCTGCAAGACAACTTGGATGATGAAGTTTCAATCTGTGACTCCAAGAAAAAAGAAGACGCCGATACTCCAGCACCGTAGACAGCTGGCTTTGAACTACATCCCATTTTAATGCAGAAATTCCGGTAAACATGTGTAACTATCTTTTGGAGATTGTGAtaacagtgaaaaaaaagaaaagaaaaatgactAGACTTGTACACGAAAAGCGTAAACAAAAAGTGGGTTCGAACGATAAGCTGTGTAAGTTTTGTCTACTATTTTAACTGGTATCAGAAATTCTGTCATCTTGGAAATCGACTTAGTTAGATGAAActtaaattgtaaaacattttatggtAAAAGTGAAATGCGATGTACTGTAACTTTTCTGTTTAtagattacaatattttataccaCTGAAAGTGTTACGCAGAATCTCGTACTTTCAAAGCTCGtgtgaatttaatatatttattatttcatgtcaAGAACAGACCAtgcaaatttttctttttttaatttttgactaCTTGCTGAGTAATTAAAGTAAGAATAAGAACCAGTTCAAGGAGTTTTACAAATCTGAAAACAATGGATGGttccttttgttttcttcttcttcttgtgAGTACTTTTGAAAAATGTGGATTTTAATATGTATCTAGAGAAATACATTTGGAACGTTCATCGAGtatgcaataaaatatatatttttgtaatatttggtgAATATTTCACAAACTTATTGAGTTTCAAGTTTCCTTTGTTATCTTTCTTCAGCATACTAAAACTTTCAGGTCATGTTCAATTCTGAGAAAACGTGCAGTTTGTCTGTACAACATTTGAGTGAGTAATGGTGTGGAAAATGGCACAGGAAATTTTTAACTTGAACAATAACTTAAAAACATGTAGGCTAAACGGGCAGGTCAGAAACCCATAAAATGGAACTTTAAAGCCTTTTCTAATgagcaaagattttttttttttttaatttcgcgcaaagctactcgagggctatctgcgctagctgtccctaatttagcagtgtaagacgagtaggaaggcatctagtcatcaccacccaccgccaacttttggactactgttttatcaacgaatagtgagatttaccgtcacattataacacccccacggctgaaagagcgagcacgtttggtgcgacggggattcgaacccgcgaccctcggattattagtcgaaccttaacccacctggctatgccgggccgagcAGAGAGAAACTGGCCAACCAGCGCTCACTGCTACAAGGTCTTTGTTCTTTCTTTGAaccgaataacgggattgatTGTTACGCTTCTTCAGCTGAAAGTGCGAAGCGCGTTTATTGGGAACATACTCTAATAACCACATTCAACTAAAACATTAGGCCGAAACCTTTTATTCTGTATCAATCTAAATGACAGGTACTACACTTTTTGAAAAAGTGTTTGTTGAACAAAAGCGACTGTACTTCTAAGTACAATACCAATGATGTCAACATCTAACTTACCATTTCGTTGTGTGAAATAAAACTGGTTTTAATCCATTATTAGGACCAGGGAGATTCAAGTACTTCGTAGAGCTCTTTCTCTCTACGAGATATTTATACATTCTATTTATAGTAATACTGAGTCTTAGATAATATCCCTTGCTTTGTTACGTTACTCACTGTGTATTAAAGTGTTGACAAGTGCCCGCAATGTTCAATTTAATATACACTTTTCAGACTATATCAGTTTCATTGGCTAACTTGTATATTTACACTGTGCTTAGCTAATATACGGTTGTAGTTTAATTCCTGTGTTCACCTCCTCATTCTAGTTCCCGATCGCATGGATATGACTTGTTATCACAAGAAGTGTTTACATGTAAACTCATCGTGATATTtagatgtaaatataaaaactggCAGATATTTATCACTTTCCTTAAAGTTTCTCTGAATTCTGGATTTTCTCCTTGTCTTCTGTTAATAGTGAGTTGGGTGATTCCTTTTCAGTAGCCATTTTATTTTTGAGTGCTAGATAAGAATGTGCTAGCAATTGCTGAAGCCCTCTGGTAAAGAACAGCTCTCTTGtgaaatgtagaaatattttatttattaaagtttactaACATCTTAGCCTGGAGGATCAGAATATATTTATAGCCTTTAATTATGTTTGACTAAGTTCAAACACGTACATTTAAGGATGCCCTGAAATTACTTGGGTTAAATAGcagataatgtaaacacatttttaatacgCCAGATGTCCATACAGCTGGTGAGAGCATGGAATTGCTTTCTCCTCTACTGTATAGAAGATAATTGCAGAATACTTTCGCGTTATTAGTATACATTGTAATTGTCATAATACTGTTTGATAAATTTCGAAAAAAAGGAATAAGTTTCCCACCAAATCAAAAGGATGTTATAGTGAAGATTCTCTAGGCATGCGTTGTTGGATAATCGTTTTCATAGCTTTAACTATACTCAGTTTCGACAGAATGTGCCTAAAAATCACTCTTTTTGATAAAACtaagttttatctttaaaaaagtaCGTACATAAAACTGGTTGATTAGACAGCAATATGATTCTTGCAAATGAAATACAATTGAAAGACGTTTGtgattacattaaaacaattaacaatacACAGTTTTCTCTCAAACAACCTAAAATATTTTGGTTCGGAAAGcgatttatataattttttgtaccATAATTATTCAAACGAATGAGGCAAACACACTGAGGCAACGCATACTAAGTATATTTAACAATCAAATTCCAAGTCTCCACGAATTTAATTTTGAGGAATTTGAAATAACCGTCGACAAAATCACCCGAAAAGAGAATTTGTGTTTGGTTACGCCCTTAGTTAAGCAAGATGCTGTCTGAACAGGGATCGGAGCTTAATTTTAGCGTTATCAGCTCTCAAATTTACCGCTGAGTGACTGTAAAcctaaaataaacagaaataatcaGGCCCGGCAGGGCCAATTGGTTAAAACAATCCAAgcgtggcgggttcgaatccccatcacaccgaacatgctcatccttttagccgCGAGGATGTTATAatgagagtagcctaagagttggcggtggttggtgatggctagttgccttccctctaattttacactgctaaattagggacggctagcgcagatagctctcatgtagttttgcgcgaaattcaaaacaaataaaaaacaaaccaaaacaaaccaaataagtCTTTTGCTCAATATCACAATCTATATCAATTTTTAGGATTGTTGATTTTAATACTTTAGCAGCATTTATAGTTTAAACCGCAGattttgcatttttattaaaaataattattggtcTAGGGATAAGTTAAGCTGTTCATATGTATATTTCCTAACAAATAATCTATTTTCCAAACGATATAAGCCTGATGTATTCCC
This region includes:
- the LOC143257648 gene encoding uncharacterized protein LOC143257648 encodes the protein MAFMMPVVKSAFEVYPNGTKSPRNHIKESAKISQSAPVTPRLSLSPGSDAEVHLTRVVTGKSFSTDRSRNSSRNVSGIPTPNSASHLSLHKFHSRLVDKLRKRLHLQDNLDDEVSICDSKKKEDADTPAP